The [Actinobacillus] rossii genome contains a region encoding:
- a CDS encoding SNARE associated Golgi protein, producing MKIFGAMYDKTMEWSKHRFATFWLSFVSFIEAIFFPIPPDVMLIPMSMSKPQSAVKFALFTTIASVLGGMIGYAIGYYAFDLAQEYIVKLGYQAHWETAISWFKQWGVLVVFVAGFSPIPYKVFTIAAGVMQMAFLPFVATAFISRAARFLLVAKLAAWGGEKFAAKLRRSIEVIGWSVVALAVIAYLILR from the coding sequence ATGAAAATTTTTGGTGCAATGTATGATAAAACCATGGAGTGGTCAAAACACCGTTTTGCGACCTTTTGGTTAAGTTTTGTCAGCTTTATTGAAGCCATTTTCTTCCCTATTCCGCCAGATGTCATGTTGATTCCGATGTCCATGTCTAAGCCTCAAAGTGCGGTCAAATTTGCATTATTTACAACAATAGCATCGGTATTAGGCGGTATGATTGGTTATGCTATCGGTTATTATGCATTTGATCTTGCGCAAGAATATATTGTTAAATTGGGTTATCAAGCGCATTGGGAAACCGCCATTTCTTGGTTTAAACAATGGGGCGTTTTAGTTGTGTTTGTTGCCGGTTTTTCACCAATCCCTTATAAAGTATTTACGATTGCAGCCGGTGTAATGCAAATGGCATTCTTGCCTTTTGTGGCAACGGCGTTTATTTCTCGCGCTGCACGTTTCTTGCTTGTTGCAAAACTGGCTGCTTGGGGGGGCGAAAAGTTTGCTGCAAAACTCCGTCGTTCTATCGAAGTTATTGGTTGGTCAGTAGTGGCATTGGCTGTGATTGCTTATTTAATTTTACGTTAA
- the surE gene encoding stationary phase survival protein SurE has translation MNILLSNDDGYHAEGIQILARELRKFADVIIVAPDRNRSAASNSLTLIEPLRPRQLDNGDYCINGTPADCVHLALNGFLTGRIDLVVSGINAGANLGDDTLYSGTVAAAFEGRYLGLPAIAVSLDGRQNYESAAKIVCDLIPKLYGEMLGSREIININVPDLPYDEIKGIVACRLGNRTSAAEIIKQQDPRGENIYWIGPPGLPDDAGEGTDFYAVKNGYVSVTPIQSDLTAHHSIQALQNWLKSE, from the coding sequence ATGAATATTTTACTTTCCAATGATGATGGTTATCACGCAGAAGGAATACAGATTTTAGCGCGTGAACTGCGTAAATTTGCTGATGTGATCATCGTGGCACCTGATCGCAATCGTAGTGCCGCTTCCAATTCTTTGACATTGATTGAACCCTTACGCCCACGCCAACTCGATAATGGGGATTATTGCATTAATGGTACACCTGCGGATTGTGTGCATTTGGCATTGAATGGTTTTTTAACAGGCAGAATTGATTTGGTCGTGTCGGGGATTAATGCCGGCGCAAATTTAGGCGATGATACGTTATATTCGGGGACAGTGGCCGCTGCATTTGAGGGGCGTTATCTTGGTTTGCCTGCTATTGCGGTGTCACTTGATGGTCGCCAGAATTATGAAAGTGCGGCTAAAATTGTGTGCGATTTAATTCCTAAATTATATGGAGAAATGTTAGGCTCTCGAGAGATAATTAATATTAATGTTCCTGATTTACCTTATGATGAGATTAAAGGTATTGTGGCTTGCCGTCTAGGGAATCGTACGTCTGCCGCCGAAATTATTAAGCAACAAGATCCACGCGGTGAAAATATTTATTGGATTGGTCCCCCAGGATTACCGGATGATGCAGGCGAAGGCACCGATTTTTATGCGGTCAAAAATGGCTATGTCTCTGTCACGCCAATCCAATCGGATTTAACTGCACATCACTCAATTCAGGCTTTACAAAATTGGTTAAAAAGTGAATAA
- a CDS encoding maltose regulon periplasmic protein, whose amino-acid sequence MPTAVVLDSQFNVAATYPSSEFKFQEASGFKDNRFVADLNLTPAAGQDYLYLLVYTTQQDVAKTTMVPPPAKVYAKATGKQPPAINDIEVKHSLNGEVIVNATTSNGTKFIGLPTTVFSSNKASKQVGTVQSVVNSQAVNTAVDKDTETYFNQAVTKALKAKDINKAMNLVNEAERLGLKSPRQTFLKQVSLK is encoded by the coding sequence ATGCCAACAGCCGTGGTATTAGACAGCCAATTTAATGTCGCCGCGACTTATCCGTCAAGCGAATTTAAATTCCAAGAAGCCAGTGGATTTAAAGACAATCGCTTTGTTGCAGATTTAAATTTAACACCAGCGGCGGGACAAGATTATTTGTATTTGTTAGTTTATACTACACAACAAGATGTGGCGAAAACCACAATGGTGCCACCCCCAGCTAAAGTGTATGCTAAAGCAACAGGCAAACAACCGCCAGCCATTAATGATATTGAAGTGAAACACAGTTTAAACGGTGAAGTGATTGTGAATGCAACAACGTCAAATGGCACTAAATTTATCGGTTTACCAACAACAGTTTTCAGCAGCAATAAAGCATCAAAACAAGTTGGTACAGTTCAATCGGTGGTGAATTCACAAGCCGTGAATACGGCAGTGGATAAAGACACGGAAACCTACTTCAATCAGGCTGTCACTAAAGCATTAAAAGCTAAAGATATCAATAAAGCCATGAATTTGGTGAATGAAGCAGAACGATTAGGTTTGAAATCACCACGCCAAACATTCTTAAAACAAGTTTCTTTAAAATAA
- the malS_1 gene encoding periplasmic alpha-amylase produces the protein MCWRIPCSGDVPQLRLFKSADYQAQIDMRSGTPTLRISIIQAQEATPQVMKTCPVWDKKPVEIDVSGTFVDGEKIRDFYSGQQAQVKHGKVTFMPAKEANGLLLLEKVADKSAVKNSAEFHWKNATVYFVLTDRFFNGNPANDHSYGRQKYGMQEIGTFHGSDLAGLTQKLDYLQQLGVNAIWISSPLEQMHGWVGCGSKGDFPHYAYHGYYHLDWTKVDANMGSKADLARFIQQAHQRGMRVLFDVVMNHTGYATLADMQEFGFGALYLKAEEKQRILGEHWTTWKPGERQNWHSFNDYINFADKQAWQNW, from the coding sequence ATGTGTTGGCGTATCCCTTGCAGCGGCGATGTGCCACAGCTGCGTTTATTTAAATCCGCCGATTATCAGGCGCAAATTGATATGCGCAGCGGTACTCCAACCTTGCGCATCAGCATTATTCAAGCGCAAGAAGCAACGCCGCAAGTCATGAAAACCTGTCCGGTATGGGATAAAAAACCTGTTGAAATTGATGTTTCAGGCACCTTTGTTGATGGTGAAAAAATTCGAGATTTCTATTCCGGTCAACAGGCGCAAGTAAAGCATGGAAAAGTGACATTTATGCCGGCAAAAGAGGCTAATGGTTTGTTATTATTAGAAAAAGTTGCAGATAAAAGTGCGGTCAAAAACTCAGCAGAATTTCATTGGAAAAATGCGACCGTCTATTTTGTGTTAACCGATCGCTTTTTTAACGGTAACCCCGCAAATGATCACAGCTACGGACGCCAAAAATACGGAATGCAAGAAATCGGTACTTTTCATGGCAGTGATTTAGCCGGATTAACGCAAAAACTGGATTATTTACAACAACTTGGTGTGAATGCTATTTGGATCAGTTCGCCACTGGAGCAAATGCACGGTTGGGTTGGCTGCGGCAGTAAAGGCGATTTTCCACATTATGCTTATCATGGCTACTATCATCTTGATTGGACCAAAGTGGATGCTAACATGGGCAGTAAAGCTGATTTGGCACGTTTTATTCAACAGGCACACCAACGAGGAATGCGCGTTCTGTTTGATGTGGTAATGAACCATACCGGTTACGCCACCCTCGCCGATATGCAAGAATTCGGCTTCGGCGCACTTTATCTTAAAGCAGAGGAAAAACAACGGATTTTGGGTGAACATTGGACAACATGGAAACCCGGCGAACGCCAAAACTGGCATAGTTTTAATGATTATATTAACTTTGCCGATAAACAGGCATGGCAAAATTGGTAG
- the malS_2 gene encoding periplasmic alpha-amylase, giving the protein MRSDIGGYDRPQFDDLTMSLSSLPDLKTESESAVDLPLFLQHKSTNAHYLPNAKVRDYLITCLSDWVRKYGVDGFRVDTAKHVEKSTWLALKNQAQKALQEWQNMPIHKKVFSNHFG; this is encoded by the coding sequence GTGCGTTCTGATATTGGCGGTTACGATCGCCCGCAATTTGACGATCTGACCATGTCATTATCCTCCTTGCCGGATTTAAAAACCGAATCTGAAAGTGCGGTGGATTTACCGCTATTTTTGCAACATAAATCCACCAATGCCCATTATTTGCCGAACGCCAAAGTCCGCGATTATTTAATCACGTGTCTATCAGATTGGGTACGTAAATACGGTGTGGACGGATTTCGCGTTGATACCGCCAAACACGTGGAAAAATCCACTTGGCTAGCATTAAAAAATCAAGCGCAAAAAGCGCTACAAGAATGGCAAAATATGCCCATCCACAAGAAAGTTTTCAGCAACCATTTTGGATGA
- the malS_3 gene encoding periplasmic alpha-amylase, with the protein MTGEAWGHGVFNSDYYQNGFDAMINFDFQDQAKNALDCFANIDSTYQTMNEKLQEINVLSYLSSHDTRLFFHSDAEQNIEKQKTAANLLLLAPGSVQIYYGDESGREFGATGSDPMQGTRSDMNWQEIANSADKNALLTHWQKLSQFRQHHPAIGAGKQQSAVKNTPYFAFTRELDNDKVMIVWAGK; encoded by the coding sequence ATGACCGGCGAGGCTTGGGGACATGGGGTTTTTAACAGCGATTATTACCAAAACGGATTTGACGCCATGATCAACTTTGACTTTCAAGATCAAGCGAAAAACGCCTTAGATTGCTTTGCCAATATTGATAGCACATATCAAACCATGAATGAAAAATTACAAGAAATCAATGTGTTAAGTTATTTATCTTCCCATGATACCCGATTATTTTTTCATTCTGATGCCGAGCAAAATATCGAAAAACAAAAAACTGCCGCGAACTTATTGCTACTTGCTCCCGGCAGCGTACAAATCTATTATGGAGATGAAAGCGGACGAGAATTCGGCGCCACCGGATCTGATCCAATGCAAGGCACGCGATCCGATATGAATTGGCAAGAAATTGCCAACTCCGCCGACAAAAACGCGCTATTAACACATTGGCAAAAACTCAGCCAGTTCCGCCAACACCACCCCGCTATTGGCGCGGGAAAACAACAAAGTGCGGTCAAAAATACACCTTATTTTGCCTTCACCCGCGAACTTGACAACGACAAAGTCATGATCGTCTGGGCAGGAAAATAA